The nucleotide window ATTTGCATAAAGTGATGCTTATACCTCGTTGGGCCTCCCCTCCTGTCTGTAATCCTTCCAGTACCTTAAGTAAGAGAAATTCAGGTTTACCTGCCTCAGGATCGTCTTCAGGGTTTCCTACACATACTTCTTCCGGTGTGGAAATATGTCGTAATTTTAACCGCCAAAAAGGTTGCCAGAAAACAGAATGTAAATTCACCCACGTTTGCAACCGCAAAATTGGTAATCAGGCTTGTGGCAAACCTCATTCCGGACAAAACCACAATTCTGACAATTGACTACCCTCAGAATTTCGCACTCCTCTTAATGTTGACTTATGGACCAATGAACTGGCTGAAGACCCAGATCGTGACTTCCTCCTTAATGGAATTCACTGTGGTTTTCAGCTTCTTCCTAAGGACTCTGATTTATTGCCTGCCGAAATGAATAACTACTTTTCTGTTACCAGTCCTACAGCTCATATGAAAGTAGAAGCTACTCTGCTGGATGAACTTAAAACTGGTAACTATGTTCTTACTCAATGTAAACCTACTATTGTCAGTGCTCTTAGGGCTGTCCCCAAACCTGACTCTGACGAGTTACGCATTATACATGACTGTTCCATGCCAGTTGGAAAGGGTGTCAATACGTACATtgatattgaaaaacaaaaatttcaaactatCGATGATGCCTGTGCTATGATCAAACAGGGATATTTTATGGCCAAGGTTGATTTACGCCATGCATATTGGTCAGTACCTGTTCATCCATAGATATGCTTGGTGTTCCGGCCAAGCCACGTCTTCCTATTACCACTGCTCTTCTTTTTGGTATTCGTTCTCGCCTTAACCCAAATTGTAGCTTTCATGCTTCATTTTGGGCTGTTTGTTTAGTTTCATTTTTTGGTCTGTTCCGTAAGTCACATTTATTGCCGGCATCTTCTACGATATTTAATCCGCTCAAACAACTAGTTCTGTCTGATTTTACTTTTCATGATGACCATATTCTCGTCCTAGTTAGATGGAGTAGGACCATCCAAATGGGACAGCGCACAATCACTGTTCCACTGGTGGCTATTCCTTCTTCTCTTCTTGTCCAGTTCGGGCTATTTTGCATGCTTTTTCTCTCACTCCAGGTGTTCTGCCTGATGCTCAAGCCTTTTTTTGGCGCAAATCCTCGATGCTACCCAACACTATATTGACATATCGGACTTTCATGTCCGTTATGAAAAAAGTGTTGACAGAGTTAGGGTGTTCTACCTCCCAATATGGTACCCACTCGTTTCGccgtggggggggggggggggggcacctTTGCTTTAGAGGCAGGTGTTCCCCTGGATGTCATATCCTTATTGGGGGACTGGAAATCTGATAGTATGTTTCTTTACCTTCACATGCCCCTTGCTCAGCGGTTTTCTGCCCAACGACTTATGGCATCACACCTtgcatgacatattttattttattttattttctactactACTTTGGATTTGGactctatgttttcacatattttacgttgtgagctatgctatgtatatatatattttgttcacgcttattaatattatatagagatgtgttattaccttggctttgttgttgcttatattatatatgtgttctactttcatttcatgcttttatatattttcggctattactatatataaatgttttgtaacttttgtcctatctacagcaatagaactgtactctacaatgatgagtttttatgtgtgagtttaagtgactcataaatatatatttatgagtgtttaaatgcacacatatatagatcttcttcctacagtactctggtttgtattgcccatagttagttcaccatttacctatgtgccttttctggtcagcagcatatattttggtcagcagtcttgctagtatttaagctgcagttgcctcatggttttccttttcagttCTAGCAGTTTTTCTTCCTCCTCCCTCCCTGCTGCTATTATATATAcctctatgttttcacatattttacgttgtgagctatgctatgtatatatatattttgttcccgcttattaatattatatagagatgtgttattaccttggctttgttgttgcttatattatatatgtgttctactttcatttcatgcttgtatatattatcagctattactatatataaatgttttgtaacttttgtcctATCTACAGCAATAGAACTGTACTCTACAATGATGAGTTTTTATGTGTGAGCTTAATGTTAGATATTATATTTACGTACTAGTATTAGTATTTACGTACTAGTACTTAAATTGAAGCtgaaaaatgtagtttttttaaagggGTATCAAAAGAGGCTGTTGCTTTATGACTTTAGTCGTTTACACCAAAATCGAACTAAGTGAGGACAAAACAACATagagaatcattttgaatatcaCATTTGGCATTGaaatataactgaaaaaaaaaaacgtttttgaactagccagctagctatacTCTTCAAATTTTCCATAGATACATACAAGACTATTGCACATAAAACCAGTCTAACCAACAACGACTACTCTAAAATCTGTTTAGAGCTATTTATTACCTTCTTAAACAAGCAACATAGTATTTTGTTACCAAATATGGCTTCTCGtgattttgttgttaaaataaacatattttacaGGTTGTAGCCCATTTTAACGCAAAAAAATACTAAATGgatcctgtttttaaaaaggCACTGGGGAAAAGTAGCAATTTCTTCACCACAAAAGTATCTGTTCATAAATAGGTTGTGTATACAGTTGCAAAATGCGTATAATTTGTTGTACTTGACTAAACATCTTCATTCAAAATGCGCAAGCTCCTTATAGCCACttaatatatacatacattCGTGTTTACGTAACAGAAAGTAATTTCAATTGACCTGCTATTTAAACGGTTAAGAACAATGAGGTTGGTTAAAGCAGAGTTAGATCTCATATCTCACTAATATGGTATGTTTATACAACGTCCCTGTATGTTgcagtttattttgttttgctaagTTAGCTAACAGCCGAAGTGTTTTACCACTAGGTTATAAGTCCATTGGGCTTATAATGATTGTTAAGCTTGCTAACTAGCCATAAGGCTTGGTGTTTGCTGATGGAAAGCTTGAGATGGCAAGCTAGCTAACAGAGACCTAGGCTAAGTAGCTTAGCATACCTTAACTGATGGGGAAAATGGCTGAAAGTGAAGTTGGCCAAGTTTTGCTAAAATCATATTTGTCACACAGGGAGAAACAGTATTAACTTGTAGCAGGATAGAGTGGAAATAGTTTAATTAAACAATAGATGGTAGTTAGTCATTCAATTGGAAAATAAAATGTAGCTGTAAATAAATGTAGGTGATGGCTTTGGCAGACATCACAAAGTATGGTGTTAGAGTCACCCGGCCGATACTATTTTTTATGACAAATTTTGACATACAGATGAACCGGAATGAGAATAACATATTTTATACCCGTTGTCTTCCCACATTGATTATGATCAAAGAACTAAATTATTTCTACCTTTTTATCACAGCTCGAACATTATCAGCAGGTTTTTCATTctctaaataaatattaaaactataTTTAACCTCTTTAGATTCAGAAAAACAATATGCCTACAAGCATCTTCGTAGTTACAAGTAAATAAGTGACGAACTGGAAGCATTTCAAAGGGGGTGAAACGTGCACGGtacttaaattaatgaaagAAGAAACATGTGAAAATAGTTAAGAAATGTTAGAATAGACAAAACTGTACAACGAAGGAATGTCATGGAGAATATTAACGAGAAGTCCTGCCAGTAAAGctgattattaaaataaaatataattatacagTTGTTAAATTAAGAAACGCATTTAATGCAACGAGTGAGTTGATAAGCTTTAAGAAAAATTACGTGACATAGTGATATTAAATAATCAACATTATCAGACAAATACTTACTATTTAAACATTCCACTAAATCCATCAAACTTTGCTTTAAATCTAATTGATTACATTTTATTTCAGTTTCCCCAACGTGACTTACGCAAACAGATTTTTTGCCAGCATCTACACCAGCAGTACTTATATCAATAATGGAAACTGTCAACACGCCCAATGGATTGAATAACATCAAATCATCAAATAAATCATCAAAATCTTCTAGATTAGAATTTAGACTCGGAACAGTCGATGGAGCCGATGCAATGCCGCGTAGTTGTCTTTCAATTTCCACTTTCTGAGCAACTAACTCAAAATCAGCTTTTGAATTAAATGCGTCAATATAGTCCGAAGCTTGTTTTATTTTGGCATCATCCGTATAACCCGCAGCAGTAACGTTTTTTCTAAATTCTGaaacttttttatcaaattttctcAACAGGTTTTGGTTCTCGTTATTTAACCGTTCAATATATTGCTCCACTCGTTTTAATTTTCTTGCTTCCAATTCACAAACTAATTTTTCCCTTTCACTTTCCAAGTTCATAAAGGCTTCATTATATTTTCCTGTTAACCTCTCCAACAAGACTTTCGTATCCTTAAAGGTTTCTATAAAAGACTGAAACCACGTCTTCGCTTCAACGCTAAATTCAGCAATAGATTTTCTCCTATGGCTCAAATGATCTCTATTTATACAGTATCTGCAAGTGAACATATTTTCACATTCTAGGCAGACCTGCTTTGCAAGAGTGTTATGTTGGTTGCATAATGGTCGAATTTCTTCTAATTTTTTATCAAAGGTTACGGTTGTGAATAATTTTGGTTGGCAAGTATGCAGTTCCTTGCATTGGTCACAGCTCTGTAGACCACATGTTGTACACATCAAAGCAATGTCATGCTTGCAATGATCTGTTTGTTGACATAGTGCACGCTGATGACCTAACGATCTAAATACAAAGCGGTACTTGCAGAAGCAGGAC belongs to Hydractinia symbiolongicarpus strain clone_291-10 chromosome 1, HSymV2.1, whole genome shotgun sequence and includes:
- the LOC130641518 gene encoding E3 ubiquitin-protein ligase Midline-1-like isoform X1, with product MAMFKDQLSALLECKICMDTYDNPKLLSCGHTYCKNCLDDILVFQKNGSAEIRCPLKCKSVVTIAEKDTTSLLSTNYSLSDIIDQFGSESQGSLGHQRALCQQTDHCKHDIALMCTTCGLQSCDQCKELHTCQPKLFTTVTFDKKLEEIRPLCNQHNTLAKQVCLECENMFTCRYCINRDHLSHRRKSIAEFSVEAKTWFQSFIETFKDTKVLLERLTGKYNEAFMNLESEREKLVCELEARKLKRVEQYIERLNNENQNLLRKFDKKVSEFRKNVTAAGYTDDAKIKQASDYIDAFNSKADFELVAQKVEIERQLRGIASAPSTVPSLNSNLEDFDDLFDDLMLFNPLGVLTVSIIDISTAGVDAGKKSVCVSHVGETEIKCNQLDLKQSLMDLVECLNKNEKPADNVRAVIKRNIKPKEIEPENEKPADNVRAVIKRDIKAKETEKFKKSYTFEEVEKIMENGDEKTLQAILINNPNVVKMEGAYDKSTLLISAAMTNKPRNIIIMLIDAGSDVYAVNKYKWNAYHYSAGYGHQEVLKVLINYGNNNINNADKYGNTPLHLASRRNYIECVKLLLSIPQIDVNRRNNPMQTAYDVTDVDAIKCLLKKHRRKIFLNVFNKYC
- the LOC130641518 gene encoding uncharacterized protein LOC130641518 isoform X3 gives rise to the protein MCTTCGLQSCDQCKELHTCQPKLFTTVTFDKKLEEIRPLCNQHNTLAKQVCLECENMFTCRYCINRDHLSHRRKSIAEFSVEAKTWFQSFIETFKDTKVLLERLTGKYNEAFMNLESEREKLVCELEARKLKRVEQYIERLNNENQNLLRKFDKKVSEFRKNVTAAGYTDDAKIKQASDYIDAFNSKADFELVAQKVEIERQLRGIASAPSTVPSLNSNLEDFDDLFDDLMLFNPLGVLTVSIIDISTAGVDAGKKSVCVSHVGETEIKCNQLDLKQSLMDLVECLNKNEKPADNVRAVIKRNIKPKEIEPENEKPADNVRAVIKRDIKAKETEKFKKSYTFEEVEKIMENGDEKTLQAILINNPNVVKMEGAYDKSTLLISAAMTNKPRNIIIMLIDAGSDVYAVNKYKWNAYHYSAGYGHQEVLKVLINYGNNNINNADKYGNTPLHLASRRNYIECVKLLLSIPQIDVNRRNNPMQTAYDVTDVDAIKCLLKKHRRKIFLNVFNKYC
- the LOC130641518 gene encoding E3 ubiquitin-protein ligase Midline-1-like isoform X2; protein product: MAMFKDQLSALLECKICMDTYDNPKLLSCGHTYCKNCLDDILVFQKNGSAEIRCPLKCKSVVTIAEKDTTSLLSTNYSLSDIIDQFGSESQGSLGHQRALCQQTDHCKHDIALMCTTCGLQSCDQCKELHTCQPKLFTTVTFDKKLEEIRPLCNQHNTLAKQVCLECENMFTCRYCINRDHLSHRRKSIAEFSVEAKTWFQSFIETFKDTKVLLERLTGKYNEAFMNLESEREKLVCELEARKLKRVEQYIERLNNENQNLLRKFDKKVSEFRKNVTAAGYTDDAKIKQASDYIDAFNSKADFELVAQKVEIERQLRGIASAPSTVPSLNSNLEDFDDLFDDLMLFNPLGVLTVSIIDISTAGVDAGKKSVCVSHVGETEIKCNQLDLKQSLMDLVECLNKNEKPADNVRAVIKRDIKAKETEKFKKSYTFEEVEKIMENGDEKTLQAILINNPNVVKMEGAYDKSTLLISAAMTNKPRNIIIMLIDAGSDVYAVNKYKWNAYHYSAGYGHQEVLKVLINYGNNNINNADKYGNTPLHLASRRNYIECVKLLLSIPQIDVNRRNNPMQTAYDVTDVDAIKCLLKKHRRKIFLNVFNKYC